One segment of Variovorax sp. PAMC28562 DNA contains the following:
- a CDS encoding lipoprotein insertase outer membrane protein LolB has protein sequence MTGAAAQPSRRFALTLGGVAMLVMSGCATVKNPSNGSDAQAWTGRMSLRIESEPEQTFSALFELRGTAETGELTLSSPIGSTLAALHWAPGEAVLNDGSRTRRFDSVDQLIQAATGAAIPVGALFGWLVGQDAQVSGWRAELGQLAQGRLQARREAPLPRADLRVVFERA, from the coding sequence GTGACCGGTGCCGCGGCCCAGCCGTCGCGTCGATTTGCGCTGACGCTGGGTGGCGTTGCGATGTTGGTGATGTCGGGCTGCGCCACGGTGAAGAATCCGTCGAACGGCTCCGATGCGCAGGCATGGACCGGCCGCATGTCCCTCAGGATCGAAAGTGAACCGGAGCAGACCTTTTCCGCCCTTTTCGAGCTACGCGGCACTGCCGAAACGGGCGAGCTGACGTTGAGCAGCCCGATCGGCAGCACGCTGGCAGCGTTGCACTGGGCGCCCGGCGAGGCGGTGTTGAACGACGGAAGCCGAACCCGCCGGTTCGATTCGGTCGACCAGTTGATCCAGGCTGCCACTGGTGCAGCCATTCCTGTCGGCGCGCTGTTCGGCTGGCTCGTCGGCCAGGATGCGCAGGTGTCCGGCTGGAGGGCCGAACTGGGGCAGTTGGCGCAAGGGCGACTGCAAGCGCGCCGCGAAGCGCCCTTGCCGCGCGCCGATCTGCGCGTCGTTTTCGAACGGGCATGA
- the ispE gene encoding 4-(cytidine 5'-diphospho)-2-C-methyl-D-erythritol kinase — protein sequence MKALYDLPAPAKLNLFLHITGRRADGYHLLQSVFMMIDWCDTLHVELRSDGGLSREDLTTQLPAEDLILRAARALQQFASPGQGAHIGVAKDVPAEAGMGGGSSDAATCLLALNRLWKLHLPLARLEEIGLALGADVPFFLRGRNAWVEGIGDQITAIDVPAARFAVAKPAEGLETRLIFDASDLNRATPAAIISGFAADSAASGSNSGKSGIAFGHNDLQPVAQRLCPAVSDAIDWLGAQGLSARMTGSGSAVFAAMPHDVELADAPEGWRVRKCSNLAVHPLFGWAAD from the coding sequence ATGAAGGCGCTCTACGATCTCCCGGCGCCCGCCAAACTGAACCTGTTTCTCCACATCACGGGGCGACGAGCCGACGGCTATCACCTGCTTCAATCGGTCTTCATGATGATCGACTGGTGCGACACGCTTCACGTTGAATTGCGGAGCGACGGGGGCCTCAGCCGCGAAGACCTCACCACGCAGCTACCCGCCGAGGACCTAATACTGCGCGCGGCGCGTGCCTTGCAGCAATTCGCATCGCCCGGACAGGGTGCGCACATCGGCGTGGCGAAGGATGTCCCTGCGGAGGCCGGCATGGGCGGCGGCTCTTCTGACGCGGCCACCTGTTTGCTGGCACTGAACCGGCTCTGGAAACTGCATTTGCCTTTGGCACGGCTCGAAGAAATCGGGCTGGCGTTGGGCGCAGACGTGCCGTTCTTCTTGCGCGGGCGCAACGCTTGGGTCGAGGGCATCGGTGACCAAATTACTGCGATCGACGTGCCCGCAGCCCGGTTTGCCGTCGCAAAGCCTGCCGAGGGACTCGAAACCCGTCTGATTTTTGACGCGTCGGACCTGAACCGCGCTACGCCCGCTGCTATAATCTCGGGCTTTGCTGCAGATAGCGCGGCCTCAGGTTCCAACTCCGGTAAATCGGGTATTGCCTTTGGTCACAACGACCTGCAGCCGGTTGCACAAAGGCTTTGCCCGGCGGTTTCCGATGCCATCGACTGGCTCGGAGCTCAAGGACTTTCAGCCCGAATGACCGGCTCCGGAAGTGCGGTTTTTGCGGCAATGCCGCACGATGTTGAACTGGCAGATGCCCCTGAGGGCTGGCGAGTTCGCAAGTGCAGCAATCTGGCGGTTCATCCTCTTTTCGGGTGGGCCGCTGATTAG
- a CDS encoding ribose-phosphate pyrophosphokinase translates to MQVHHPDFMVFTGNANPGLAAEIAQHLGTTLGAARVGRFSDGEVTVEINQNVRARDVFVVQSTCAPTNENLMELLIMVDALKRASADRISAVIPYFGYARQDRRPRSSRVPISAKVVANLLETVGVERVLTMDLHADQIQGFFDIPVDNIYASPVLLGDLRLKNYEDLIVVSPDVGGVVRARALAKQLNTDLAIIDKRRPKANVSEVMNVIGEIDGRNCVIMDDMIDTAGTLVKAAEVLKERGAKSVYAYCTHPIFSGPAIERIAQGSALDEVVVTNTIPLSENALACGKIRQLSVAPLIAETIQRIAKGESVMSLFSDQDNLF, encoded by the coding sequence ATGCAGGTTCATCATCCTGATTTCATGGTTTTCACCGGCAACGCCAATCCTGGCCTTGCGGCGGAAATCGCGCAGCACCTCGGCACTACCTTGGGCGCGGCCCGGGTCGGCCGCTTTTCCGATGGTGAAGTCACGGTCGAGATCAATCAAAACGTCCGGGCGCGCGATGTCTTCGTGGTGCAGTCCACCTGCGCACCGACCAACGAGAACCTGATGGAACTGCTGATCATGGTCGACGCGCTCAAGCGCGCTTCGGCCGACCGGATCAGTGCTGTCATTCCTTATTTCGGCTATGCCCGGCAAGACCGTCGCCCGCGCTCGAGTCGCGTGCCCATCTCGGCCAAGGTCGTTGCCAATCTGCTTGAAACCGTCGGCGTCGAGCGCGTGCTCACGATGGACCTTCACGCCGATCAGATTCAAGGCTTCTTCGACATTCCGGTCGACAACATCTACGCGTCACCGGTCTTGCTCGGCGACTTGCGCTTGAAGAACTACGAAGACCTGATCGTCGTGTCGCCTGATGTCGGCGGCGTGGTCCGCGCCCGTGCACTGGCAAAGCAATTGAACACCGATCTGGCCATCATCGACAAGCGTCGCCCGAAGGCGAACGTGAGCGAAGTGATGAACGTCATCGGCGAAATCGATGGCCGCAATTGCGTGATCATGGACGACATGATCGACACCGCCGGCACGCTGGTGAAGGCGGCCGAGGTCTTGAAGGAACGTGGCGCAAAGAGCGTCTATGCGTATTGCACGCACCCGATTTTTTCGGGTCCTGCGATCGAGCGTATCGCCCAGGGCTCGGCACTGGACGAAGTGGTCGTGACCAACACGATTCCCCTTTCTGAAAACGCGCTGGCATGCGGAAAGATTCGCCAACTCTCCGTTGCACCGCTGATTGCCGAGACGATCCAGCGCATTGCCAAAGGTGAGTCGGTCATGAGTTTGTTCTCGGATCAAGACAACTTGTTCTGA
- a CDS encoding 50S ribosomal protein L25/general stress protein Ctc codes for MKFVAFERAKQGTGASRRLRISGKTPGIVYGGEGQPMLIELDHNALWHALKKEAFHSTVLEMEMDGAASKVLLRDVQYHPFRQLVQHIDFQRVDARTRLTMKVPVHFKNEAESDAVKLEHNLVNHVTTELELNCLPTDLPEFIEVDLSGLKKNGTVTLKDIKLPRGVKWVSRGKLNPVLASAVAPAAEEVDEPAEGAAADAAAPAATGKGGKAPAAKTPAAKTPAAKTPAAKTAKK; via the coding sequence ATGAAATTCGTCGCTTTTGAGCGCGCCAAGCAGGGCACGGGTGCGAGCCGCCGTCTCCGCATTTCGGGCAAGACGCCCGGTATCGTCTACGGTGGTGAAGGCCAGCCGATGCTGATCGAACTCGATCACAACGCGCTGTGGCATGCCCTGAAGAAAGAAGCTTTCCATTCGACCGTGCTCGAAATGGAAATGGACGGTGCCGCCAGCAAAGTGCTGCTGCGCGACGTGCAATACCACCCGTTTCGACAGCTGGTGCAACACATCGACTTTCAACGCGTCGACGCCCGCACGCGCCTGACCATGAAGGTACCGGTTCACTTCAAGAACGAAGCCGAATCCGATGCCGTCAAGCTCGAGCACAACCTCGTCAACCACGTGACGACCGAACTCGAATTGAACTGTCTGCCGACCGATCTGCCCGAGTTCATCGAAGTTGACCTGTCGGGCTTGAAGAAGAACGGCACCGTCACGCTGAAGGACATCAAGCTGCCCCGTGGCGTGAAGTGGGTCAGCCGCGGCAAGCTCAATCCGGTGCTGGCTTCGGCTGTAGCACCTGCGGCTGAAGAAGTCGACGAGCCGGCCGAAGGCGCTGCAGCCGACGCCGCCGCGCCCGCGGCAACTGGCAAGGGCGGCAAGGCACCTGCTGCAAAGACACCCGCTGCCAAGACCCCGGCAGCGAAGACGCCTGCTGCCAAGACCGCAAAGAAGTAA
- the pth gene encoding aminoacyl-tRNA hydrolase has protein sequence MIKLFVGLGNPGPEYEATRHNAGFWWTDALARDLKVSLVPERSYHGFAARAQVNGQPVWLLQPQTFMNLSGKSVAALARFFKIAPEEILVAHDELDVVPGEAKLKFGGSHAGHNGLRDIHAQLGTGDYWRLRLGIGHPGVKSEVVNWVLKKPLKEQREAIDDAIARTLHAVPALLAGQMEKATLLIHTSKPPRPKPPRREPDGGGGGTGSEGGAAPAAA, from the coding sequence ATGATCAAGCTCTTCGTCGGCCTCGGCAATCCAGGCCCGGAATACGAAGCCACGCGGCACAACGCGGGCTTCTGGTGGACCGATGCACTGGCGCGTGACCTCAAGGTGTCGCTGGTGCCCGAGCGCAGCTACCACGGCTTCGCGGCACGCGCGCAAGTGAATGGCCAACCGGTCTGGCTGCTCCAGCCGCAGACGTTCATGAACCTGTCGGGCAAGTCGGTCGCGGCACTTGCTCGCTTCTTCAAGATCGCGCCGGAAGAAATCCTGGTGGCCCACGACGAACTGGATGTAGTGCCTGGCGAGGCCAAACTGAAATTCGGCGGCAGCCACGCCGGACACAACGGCCTGCGCGATATCCATGCGCAACTCGGCACTGGCGACTACTGGCGACTTCGCCTCGGCATCGGGCACCCCGGCGTGAAATCCGAGGTGGTGAACTGGGTGCTCAAGAAGCCATTGAAGGAGCAGCGCGAAGCTATCGACGATGCCATCGCGCGCACGCTGCATGCGGTGCCGGCGCTGCTGGCCGGGCAGATGGAGAAGGCGACTTTGCTCATCCACACCAGCAAGCCGCCGAGACCCAAACCGCCGCGCCGTGAGCCGGATGGTGGCGGTGGAGGCACTGGCAGCGAAGGCGGCGCTGCGCCAGCCGCAGCCTGA
- a CDS encoding YfhL family 4Fe-4S dicluster ferredoxin codes for MALMITDECINCDVCEPECPNDAIYMGVEIYEIDPNKCTECVGHFDEPQCVQICPVACIPTHPGHVETRETLWMKFERLTADKATVGATASPGP; via the coding sequence ATGGCGCTCATGATCACCGACGAATGCATCAACTGCGATGTGTGCGAACCCGAGTGCCCGAACGACGCCATCTACATGGGTGTCGAGATCTACGAGATCGATCCCAACAAGTGCACCGAGTGCGTCGGCCACTTCGATGAGCCGCAGTGCGTGCAGATCTGTCCGGTGGCGTGCATACCGACTCACCCTGGGCATGTCGAGACACGCGAGACGCTGTGGATGAAGTTCGAGCGCCTGACGGCCGACAAGGCGACCGTGGGCGCTACGGCTTCGCCGGGCCCTTGA
- a CDS encoding ABC transporter permease: MSLFLLKRLATLIGTLIGASVIVFLVLKILPGNAAQLLMGPDAAPEAVAALATKLGLDQPAWTRYWHWIGGILTGNLGDSYAYSSPVLDLILERLALTVPLALMAMALTTVLALLVGVTAAARHNKLGDVGLMGMTQIGIAIPNFWFAILLILVFSVNLQWFSAGGFDGWGEGIGGVAAGIKALLLPALSLAVVQAAILARITRSAVLEVMREDFVRTARAKGVSQRAVLWTHVLRNAMIPVVTVMGMQFSELLAGTIVVENVFYLPGLGRLIFQAISNRDLIVVRNCVMLLAAMVVIVNFVVDVLYAVIDPRIKASDI, encoded by the coding sequence ATGAGTCTGTTTCTTCTAAAGCGCCTCGCCACGCTGATCGGTACGCTGATCGGCGCTTCGGTCATCGTCTTCCTCGTACTGAAGATCCTGCCCGGCAATGCCGCGCAGTTGCTCATGGGCCCCGATGCCGCGCCTGAAGCGGTGGCGGCGCTGGCCACCAAGCTCGGCCTCGACCAGCCGGCCTGGACACGCTACTGGCACTGGATCGGCGGCATCCTCACCGGCAATCTTGGCGACAGCTATGCCTACAGCTCACCGGTGCTGGACCTTATTCTCGAACGGCTTGCGCTGACCGTGCCGCTCGCCCTGATGGCGATGGCGCTCACCACCGTGCTCGCGCTGCTGGTCGGCGTGACTGCTGCAGCGCGTCACAACAAGCTCGGCGATGTGGGCCTGATGGGCATGACGCAGATCGGTATCGCGATTCCCAACTTCTGGTTCGCGATCCTTCTGATACTCGTCTTTTCGGTCAACCTCCAGTGGTTCTCGGCCGGCGGCTTCGACGGTTGGGGCGAAGGCATTGGCGGTGTGGCGGCCGGCATCAAGGCCCTTCTGTTGCCCGCGTTGTCGCTCGCAGTCGTGCAGGCGGCCATCCTCGCGCGCATCACGCGATCGGCCGTGCTCGAAGTCATGCGCGAAGACTTCGTCAGGACGGCCCGCGCCAAAGGCGTATCGCAACGCGCCGTGTTGTGGACCCATGTGCTGCGCAACGCCATGATCCCCGTCGTCACCGTCATGGGCATGCAGTTTTCGGAGTTGCTGGCCGGCACCATCGTGGTCGAAAACGTGTTCTACCTGCCCGGCCTCGGCCGCCTCATCTTTCAGGCCATCAGCAATCGCGATTTGATCGTCGTTCGCAACTGCGTGATGTTGCTCGCGGCCATGGTGGTCATCGTCAATTTCGTGGTCGACGTGCTGTACGCGGTCATCGATCCGCGCATCAAGGCCAGCGACATATGA
- a CDS encoding ABC transporter permease — MNAIVIPSGAALTVPGFWRRALHHRSFMLGAVLTALLLLAAAVSLVWTPWSPYEMDLADKLKPPSGSHWLGTDTYGRDVVSLLLVGARASILVGMIAVGIGLTAGTALGLLAAARRGWIEEAVMRFSDFTLAFPAILSAIMMTAVFGAGIVNAIVAIGIYNIPTFARITRASANAIWSREYIAASRACGKGSFAITMQHVLPNISAVLIVQISIRFAIAILAEAALSYLGLGTQPPQPSWGRMLSEAQTMMFQAPLLAVFPGVAIALAVLGLNLLGDGLRDLLDPRLARAR; from the coding sequence ATGAATGCCATCGTCATTCCGAGCGGTGCGGCGCTTACAGTGCCGGGCTTCTGGCGCCGCGCCTTGCACCACCGCAGCTTCATGCTAGGCGCTGTGCTCACAGCGCTGCTGCTGCTGGCGGCCGCCGTGTCGCTCGTATGGACCCCGTGGTCACCGTACGAGATGGACCTCGCCGACAAGCTGAAGCCGCCTTCGGGCTCGCATTGGCTCGGCACCGACACCTATGGCCGCGACGTCGTCTCGCTGTTGCTGGTTGGCGCACGCGCGTCGATCCTGGTCGGCATGATCGCTGTCGGCATCGGCCTCACGGCCGGCACCGCCCTCGGCTTGCTCGCTGCGGCACGGCGTGGCTGGATCGAAGAAGCCGTCATGCGGTTTTCCGACTTCACGCTGGCGTTTCCGGCGATCCTCTCGGCCATCATGATGACGGCGGTCTTCGGCGCCGGCATCGTCAATGCGATCGTCGCGATCGGCATCTACAACATCCCGACCTTTGCGCGCATCACGCGCGCATCGGCCAACGCAATCTGGTCGCGTGAATACATTGCGGCCTCGCGCGCCTGCGGCAAAGGGTCGTTCGCAATCACCATGCAGCACGTGTTGCCCAACATCTCGGCCGTGCTCATCGTGCAGATCAGCATTCGCTTCGCCATCGCGATCCTGGCCGAGGCCGCCCTCTCCTACCTCGGCCTCGGCACGCAGCCGCCGCAACCTTCGTGGGGCCGCATGTTGAGCGAGGCGCAGACCATGATGTTCCAGGCGCCGTTGCTCGCGGTGTTTCCGGGTGTGGCCATCGCGCTGGCGGTGCTTGGGCTCAACTTGCTCGGCGACGGGCTGCGCGACCTGCTCGATCCACGTCTTGCGCGCGCTCGTTGA
- a CDS encoding ABC transporter ATP-binding protein, with translation MALLEVNDLHIQLQTQRGPAEAVRGIGFALERGETMGIVGESGCGKSITVQSLMGLLPTTAKVTGSIRFDGTELVGLDEAAMCEIRGNRIGMIFQEPMTALNPVHTIARQVGEPLRLHRGLSGAATRKEVLALLDRVGIPDAASRLDAYPHQFSGGQRQRIGIAMALACGPDLLIADEPTTALDVTIQKQILDLIQSLVAERGMALILISHDLGVIAQSVSKMMVMYGGSIVESGATSVVFAERAHPYTQGLFAARPALGAPRGVRLATIKGSVPELVDMPPGCPFAGRCAYTIDACVSTRPPPVALPSGDVVRCIRLGDFTAMPPSSPMALEAVS, from the coding sequence ATGGCACTGCTCGAAGTCAACGATCTCCACATTCAGCTGCAAACGCAACGCGGCCCGGCCGAAGCAGTGCGCGGCATCGGCTTTGCACTGGAGCGCGGCGAGACGATGGGCATCGTCGGCGAATCGGGCTGCGGCAAGTCGATCACCGTCCAGTCGTTGATGGGTTTGCTTCCCACGACCGCGAAGGTCACCGGCAGCATTCGCTTCGACGGCACCGAACTCGTCGGGCTTGACGAGGCTGCCATGTGCGAGATTCGCGGAAACCGCATCGGCATGATTTTTCAGGAGCCGATGACGGCACTGAATCCGGTGCACACTATCGCGCGACAAGTCGGCGAACCGCTTCGACTACACCGTGGGCTCTCAGGCGCCGCGACTCGCAAAGAGGTGTTGGCACTTCTCGACCGCGTCGGAATTCCCGATGCAGCGTCGCGGCTCGACGCCTATCCGCACCAGTTCTCCGGCGGACAACGGCAGCGCATCGGCATTGCGATGGCGCTGGCCTGCGGTCCCGATCTGCTGATCGCCGATGAGCCGACCACCGCGCTCGACGTCACCATTCAAAAGCAGATCCTCGACCTCATCCAGAGCCTGGTCGCAGAGCGCGGCATGGCGCTGATCTTGATCTCGCACGACCTTGGCGTCATCGCGCAGAGCGTCTCGAAAATGATGGTCATGTACGGCGGCAGCATCGTCGAAAGCGGTGCGACTTCGGTCGTCTTCGCTGAACGTGCGCATCCGTACACACAAGGTCTGTTTGCAGCACGGCCTGCCCTCGGCGCACCGCGTGGCGTGCGGCTGGCGACTATCAAAGGCAGCGTGCCCGAGCTGGTCGACATGCCGCCAGGCTGCCCCTTCGCGGGGCGCTGTGCATACACCATCGATGCCTGCGTTTCGACGCGGCCACCGCCTGTCGCATTGCCGAGTGGCGACGTCGTGCGTTGCATACGACTCGGCGATTTCACAGCCATGCCGCCTTCAAGCCCGATGGCTTTGGAGGCAGTGTCGTGA
- a CDS encoding ATP-binding cassette domain-containing protein has product MPRESLFAAPKLVTALNGVSFSIEQGRSLGIVGESGSGKSTIARLVMALDKPTSGRVELLGRDLHTLPRADLRTARRDIQMVFQDPYGSLDPRQTVARIVAEPLEALAETTRAEQRERASESLAAVGLRSTDMNKYPHEFSGGQRQRIAIARALITRPKLIVADEPVSALDVSVQAQVLNLMNDLQQQFGISYLLISHDLAVVNHLCDDVCVLHRGVIVERGAPQQLFAHAQHPYTQALLAAVPRAEPVMPA; this is encoded by the coding sequence ATGCCGCGCGAGTCCTTGTTCGCTGCGCCCAAACTGGTAACGGCGCTCAATGGCGTGAGCTTCTCGATCGAACAAGGCCGCAGCCTCGGCATCGTCGGCGAGTCGGGCTCTGGCAAGTCGACCATCGCGCGATTGGTGATGGCGCTCGACAAGCCGACCTCTGGCCGTGTGGAATTGCTGGGTCGTGATTTGCACACCTTGCCGCGTGCCGATTTGCGGACTGCGCGGCGCGACATCCAGATGGTGTTTCAAGACCCGTACGGCTCGCTCGACCCACGTCAAACGGTCGCGCGCATCGTTGCCGAGCCACTCGAGGCGCTGGCCGAAACGACGCGCGCCGAGCAGCGCGAACGCGCCAGTGAATCGCTTGCCGCGGTGGGTCTGCGCTCGACCGACATGAACAAGTATCCGCACGAATTTTCGGGCGGCCAACGGCAACGCATCGCGATCGCCCGTGCGCTCATCACGCGACCCAAACTCATCGTGGCCGACGAGCCGGTGAGTGCACTAGACGTGTCGGTGCAGGCCCAGGTGCTCAACTTGATGAACGACCTGCAGCAGCAGTTCGGCATCAGCTATCTCCTCATCAGCCACGACCTCGCGGTCGTCAACCATCTGTGCGACGACGTGTGCGTGCTGCACCGTGGCGTCATCGTGGAACGCGGTGCGCCGCAGCAGCTGTTCGCGCACGCGCAACACCCCTACACGCAGGCGTTGCTGGCGGCCGTCCCCCGGGCGGAACCGGTGATGCCCGCATAA
- a CDS encoding ABC transporter substrate-binding protein: MLNRRTVLTSSAAAALASTLPTLALSQGRKDSIVIGMALEPPGLDPTAGAAAAIAEIVQYNVLETLTKINADGSVTPMLAESWEVSPDLKTYTFKLRRGVKFQNGEPFNATTVKFAFDRAGGEKSTNKDKRTFANLSTQVIDDATVVVINKEIDPDLPFVLGQATAVIVEPKSADTNATKPIGTGPYKLESWAKGSSLVLTKWEGFRSPGNAKINKVTFRFIADTAAQAASLLAGDVDAFPRAGTRIVPQFKSNPQFQVILGGSRAKTIVAINNRKKPLDDVRVRRAILAALDRKAFIEGAADGFGVPIGSHYVPGAAGYIDTTGINPFDIEKAKKLLAEAGVKTPLELTMTLPPPPYARQGGEVVVAQLAKIGIVVKVQNVEWAQWLSNTYGGPHNYDLSIISHVEPFDIGNYAKPDYYWGYQSKAFDTLFDKIKSTGNAAERLKLLGEAQKMLATDAANGFMYQPQFPTIAKKGVKGLWKEMPISVNDLSALSWS; encoded by the coding sequence ATGCTGAACAGACGCACCGTCCTCACCTCATCTGCCGCGGCCGCACTGGCCTCGACCTTGCCAACGCTTGCCTTGTCGCAAGGCCGCAAGGATTCGATCGTGATCGGCATGGCGCTCGAACCGCCGGGGCTCGACCCGACCGCAGGCGCTGCCGCAGCCATTGCCGAGATCGTTCAATACAACGTGCTCGAAACGCTGACCAAGATCAACGCCGACGGCAGCGTGACGCCGATGCTGGCCGAAAGCTGGGAGGTATCGCCCGACCTGAAGACGTACACGTTCAAGTTGCGCCGCGGCGTCAAGTTCCAGAACGGCGAACCGTTCAACGCGACGACAGTGAAGTTCGCCTTCGACCGCGCCGGCGGTGAGAAGAGCACCAACAAGGACAAGCGGACCTTCGCCAACCTGAGCACGCAAGTGATCGACGACGCCACCGTGGTCGTGATCAACAAGGAGATCGATCCCGACCTGCCCTTCGTGCTGGGGCAAGCGACGGCCGTGATCGTTGAGCCCAAGAGCGCCGACACCAACGCGACCAAACCGATCGGCACCGGCCCCTACAAACTGGAGAGCTGGGCCAAGGGTTCGTCGCTCGTTCTGACCAAGTGGGAAGGCTTTCGCAGCCCCGGCAACGCCAAGATCAACAAGGTCACGTTTCGCTTCATTGCCGACACCGCCGCACAGGCCGCGTCGCTGTTGGCCGGCGACGTCGATGCGTTCCCGCGCGCCGGCACACGCATCGTTCCGCAGTTCAAGAGCAACCCGCAATTCCAGGTGATCCTCGGCGGCTCGCGCGCCAAGACCATCGTCGCCATCAACAACAGGAAGAAGCCGCTGGACGACGTGCGCGTGCGCCGCGCCATCCTGGCTGCGCTCGACCGCAAAGCCTTCATCGAAGGCGCCGCCGATGGCTTTGGCGTGCCGATCGGAAGCCACTACGTGCCGGGCGCGGCGGGCTACATCGACACCACGGGCATCAACCCGTTCGACATCGAAAAGGCCAAGAAACTGCTGGCCGAAGCCGGCGTCAAGACACCGCTCGAACTGACGATGACCTTGCCGCCACCGCCCTATGCGCGGCAGGGCGGAGAAGTGGTCGTGGCTCAGCTCGCCAAGATCGGTATCGTCGTCAAGGTGCAGAACGTCGAGTGGGCGCAGTGGCTCAGCAACACCTACGGCGGCCCGCACAACTACGACCTGTCGATCATTTCGCACGTCGAGCCGTTCGACATCGGCAACTACGCCAAGCCGGACTATTACTGGGGCTACCAGTCGAAGGCTTTCGACACGCTGTTCGACAAGATCAAGAGCACCGGCAACGCGGCCGAGCGCCTCAAGCTTCTGGGCGAAGCGCAAAAGATGCTGGCGACCGATGCCGCCAACGGCTTCATGTACCAGCCGCAGTTCCCCACCATCGCCAAGAAAGGCGTGAAGGGTCTGTGGAAAGAAATGCCGATTTCCGTCAACGATCTGTCGGCACTGAGCTGGTCGTGA
- a CDS encoding amidase translates to MSQALNELTARELVEAYRDRALSPVEVTQAVLAHVERWEPHLQATYLLRPESALEQARASETRWRNGSPLGPLDGVPTTIKENIATRGDPLPAGTAAVELRPAPADAPPSARLKESGAVIVSKTTMPDYGMLSSGLSSFHTLARNPWDLSKTPGGSSAGAGAAAAAGYGPLHIGTDIGGSLRLPAGWCGIFTLKPSLGRIPIDPPYMGRSAGPMTRTVGDAALMMEVLALPDARDSMSLPAQDIAWSSSEVAVDFLKGLRIGLLLDAGCGLAVEPEIKAAIENAARLFEQAGAIVEPMQPFMSQAMLDGMDHLWRMRSLVDMSTLPPERRAKVLPYILQWAESAAGFSGEHVFRALSQFHATRVASVDACAKYDYVISPVSPNMPAPADHASPTNDPLRPLEHIGFTVPYNMSEQPASSINCGYSAAGLPIGLQIAGQRFDDLGVLKVSRAFELIREPQRAWPQPPKN, encoded by the coding sequence GTGAGCCAGGCACTCAACGAACTGACTGCGCGCGAGCTGGTCGAAGCCTACCGCGATCGCGCGCTTTCGCCGGTCGAGGTGACGCAGGCGGTGCTCGCGCACGTCGAGCGTTGGGAGCCGCACCTGCAGGCGACGTACCTGCTGCGTCCCGAGTCCGCGCTCGAGCAGGCGCGCGCATCGGAAACGCGCTGGCGCAACGGTTCACCGCTCGGCCCGCTCGACGGTGTGCCGACCACCATCAAGGAAAACATCGCGACGCGCGGTGATCCGCTGCCGGCCGGCACCGCGGCAGTCGAGTTGCGCCCCGCCCCCGCAGACGCGCCTCCGTCGGCCCGCCTGAAAGAAAGCGGCGCAGTGATCGTCTCGAAAACGACGATGCCCGACTACGGCATGTTGTCGTCGGGCCTGTCGAGCTTTCATACGCTGGCGCGCAACCCATGGGACTTGAGCAAGACACCCGGCGGCTCAAGCGCCGGCGCAGGTGCTGCCGCAGCCGCCGGCTACGGACCGCTGCACATTGGCACCGACATCGGCGGATCGTTGCGCCTGCCGGCCGGCTGGTGCGGCATCTTCACGCTCAAGCCGAGTCTGGGTCGTATTCCGATCGACCCGCCGTACATGGGTCGCTCCGCCGGTCCCATGACGCGCACCGTGGGCGATGCGGCGTTGATGATGGAAGTGCTGGCACTGCCGGATGCGCGCGACAGCATGAGCTTGCCGGCACAAGACATCGCATGGTCTTCGAGCGAAGTGGCCGTCGACTTCTTGAAGGGGCTGCGCATCGGCTTGCTGCTCGATGCCGGCTGCGGCCTGGCGGTCGAGCCCGAGATCAAGGCGGCCATCGAAAATGCAGCGCGCCTCTTCGAACAAGCCGGCGCCATCGTCGAGCCGATGCAGCCCTTTATGTCGCAGGCCATGCTCGACGGCATGGATCACCTGTGGCGCATGCGCTCGCTTGTCGACATGAGCACGCTGCCGCCTGAGCGACGCGCCAAAGTGCTGCCGTACATTCTTCAGTGGGCCGAGAGCGCCGCCGGGTTCAGCGGCGAACATGTGTTCCGTGCCCTCAGTCAGTTCCATGCGACCCGCGTGGCGTCGGTCGATGCCTGTGCGAAGTACGACTACGTGATCTCGCCCGTTTCGCCCAACATGCCGGCCCCCGCCGACCATGCATCGCCGACCAACGATCCGTTGCGGCCGCTGGAGCACATCGGCTTCACGGTGCCGTACAACATGTCGGAGCAGCCGGCGTCATCGATCAACTGCGGTTACAGCGCGGCGGGTTTGCCCATCGGGCTGCAGATCGCCGGACAACGCTTCGACGACCTGGGCGTACTCAAGGTGTCGCGCGCTTTCGAGCTGATTCGCGAGCCGCAACGCGCATGGCCGCAACCGCCGAAAAACTGA